The Falco cherrug isolate bFalChe1 chromosome 3, bFalChe1.pri, whole genome shotgun sequence genome segment AGTGGAGATGTACAATTTACTGTTGAAAGAAATGTCTTcctctccctgtctctctctcttGCCCTGTCCTGCCCTTGCAGTGGAGTTGCTGCTTCCAACCTGACAACCTTAATTTGATTTGAAATGTCACTGACAGAGTATAGCATTGACCTTCCCCAACCAGTGTTCCCTAGTTGCTATTGCTAAAGCTGTTTCGCTTCAAATGTGATGTACACCAGACTAAATGAAAGAACTGGCAAGCAGAATATTTGAAGTCAAactaattatatttaaattattaacaaTTAGCTGGGAGTCCTCAAACAATGTATATAGATAACCAATATCTGAGATATTAAATACAATCATACAGCTTTTAGCAATGTTGTACAGGTTTCACACAGATAGTAATGACTAACGTTGCTTTAGGTAAGTGCTTTGAAGGCAACTCCgtttaaaaatgaagacagcAATACAGTCCTGCACCCCATGTCAGCGTGGCGGTCATGTTTACAAACATATCTGATGTCAGGGCGCTGGCTCCCAAGTGTTGCAAATAAACAGCATTCCATACTCTAGAGGGTGTCTGTCTCATAATCCCTGAGGCTGTGGCTGGTTGATAACGATGATAATAGGATACAAAGAATTGGGTTATGGATTGGCCCTGTACTTCAGCGACTTTgtagaatatattttaatcGCAGTGATCATCAGAGCAAGCACGgagaatggaaaacaaaacgATTCCTTTGTCTGGTCAGTTATGTTCACGAGCCCTATAAGTAACAATTCTTTAAAAGATCTCAAGGAAATTTCAGTCACAGTATTctaattctttcctttatttatcCAGAACCCATGCATTAATCTTATTCCTCTTTTACTGCTTCATACCTTTCTCACAATCTCATCATTCCAAAACATGAATACGATacctcattctttttttctcctgctattCCATATTTAATGTGTCttctgggtttttatttttactccaTAAGTGCAGCAAATGCATTGCTTATGTGCATCAAACCTTCCTCTTCCATCTCTCTGGAAATAATCTTTAGTCATTTCAGGGGCTTCTCTTTTCCACTAAGAAGAAACACGGTTACTCAAAAACCTATCATTCCTACCACATTCTGTCACACCCTGCATAAAGCAGGagtttcctcctcctgctgtttCAGCGAGGGCCCTTAAATGATAAGATTTGTATAGCTAAATGGACACTTTCCACAGTTCTTCCTTTCGCTAATACGAAGTAATAgctttgttactgttttctgatTACAGGAGTCAGTATaagataacagaaataatttttatactaTTGTACATAAAAGTAAAGAGAGTGATCAGGCTGTAAAGTGACTGCTACATcactgaaaattcagatttccATCTCCCTTCGGCATGCAAGTTCCATTTGGGTTAACAATGGCTATCGGCATACTGCAAGACGGGGGAGCGGGGGAGCCACTTCATTCACTTTACATGGCTTGGCTTTTGTCAGGAAGACAACACTACAGACACCCACGTAAGTGACAGAACAACACCAACACGTGTTTTGTGGTATAACACAAATTCACACATTTTTCTAAAGCTGAGTTATCTCTTGTTCAGTAATGATAGAATGGTGTGTTTGCTAATGGATTCTTTACACCGATTGCTTTAAGTCCAGCAAAGGGACATCgtcacctcctcctccttcttttccttcctgcttaAGAACAACTTCTGGGATTGTCACTCCTTTTTCAGTTGACTGGGAAGCACTTTTTGTTGCACTATTCTTATCTTTCTTTACCTTAGTGATCACTTCTGTATAAGAAATTTCTTCAGTgaagggctctgctgctgcgAGCTCTGAGGCGATGTGCACACCGGCTTCCTGGATCCCCTCCTGACCTTCAGCTCCTGTTcgttctttattttttttatggatCTTGAATGTCTCCACCGTTGGGGCAGCTTGTGAAATGGTTTTCTTGATCCTTATCCCAGATTGTTTCAGTCTCTCTCCTGACTGCCTGatcctctctctcctctcagGGGTCACTATTCTAGTTCGAAGCCTGTTTACCTTCTTGCCAAAATTTTGTCTCGTCTTTTGGAtattttcccttgaaaatgcctttttgaTATCATCTATGCGCCTCATGCCTGATTTCTTGAACTGggttgctttgctttcttcGATGTAATATTCTTCATCAGAAGACAGATCATCAGGTGGGAAGAAATCATCCTCTAAAGTTTCACCTGCTGTCTTCTCTTTGATAACAGAGAGAGATGAAGGACACTCGGTTTCCTCCTGTGAATGAAAGCACAGAGTCATCTTCCAGccaagtgtattttaaaatgatggTGACTCGAGGTTGGCTTGTAGTTAATTAATGCTAACTGAAATACAACATTGTAACAAAGTACATTGCATGTGTGTGCCATCGTGTGTGCTCTATACAGAACATAAACGGCAGAAGAAACCTTTGGCAAGTTCTGTAAAGACATTATGCCTGATTAAAGACTTCTTTTCAGCGTGGTTCTGCC includes the following:
- the CAVIN4 gene encoding caveolae-associated protein 4 — translated: MDRREITLEADKTHQNRLSGVAEEEEEQDAAYTIVTVLDKVANIVDSVQASQKRIEERHREMENTIKTIQIDILKLAQAHGNTGYTVNKLLEKTRKVSSTVKEVRARVERQSASVRKVEAKQEEMLRKNKFRVVIYQEETECPSSLSVIKEKTAGETLEDDFFPPDDLSSDEEYYIEESKATQFKKSGMRRIDDIKKAFSRENIQKTRQNFGKKVNRLRTRIVTPERRERIRQSGERLKQSGIRIKKTISQAAPTVETFKIHKKNKERTGAEGQEGIQEAGVHIASELAAAEPFTEEISYTEVITKVKKDKNSATKSASQSTEKGVTIPEVVLKQEGKEGGGGDDVPLLDLKQSV